One Simonsiella muelleri ATCC 29453 DNA window includes the following coding sequences:
- a CDS encoding MAPEG family protein, which produces MTFAYFTLLIFILLNLFCAAYAKKLAGFTPANNHDPRDFLAKATGKAARANAAQQNGYETFAAYAAAVIVAHATGDASQGVINFWAFVFIVSRVAFIWCYVQDKSWMRSAMWGVGFLSIVALFIAAI; this is translated from the coding sequence ATGACTTTTGCTTATTTTACTCTGTTGATTTTTATTTTGTTGAATCTGTTTTGTGCTGCATACGCCAAAAAATTAGCAGGATTTACACCTGCCAATAATCACGACCCACGTGACTTTCTTGCCAAAGCCACAGGTAAAGCTGCTCGCGCCAACGCCGCCCAACAAAATGGTTACGAAACTTTTGCGGCATATGCGGCGGCGGTTATTGTTGCACACGCCACAGGTGATGCCAGTCAGGGTGTGATTAATTTTTGGGCATTTGTGTTTATCGTGTCGCGTGTGGCGTTCATTTGGTGTTATGTGCAAGACAAATCGTGGATGCGTTCGGCCATGTGGGGCGTGGGCTTTTTGAGTATTGTGGCGTTGTTTATTGCTGCGATTTAA
- a CDS encoding P-II family nitrogen regulator yields the protein MKKIEAIIKPFKLDDVREALTEMGITGMTVSEVKGFGRQKGHTEIYRGAEYAVDFLPKVKLELVLADDMVERVVDVIVEVARSGKIGDGKIFILPVDEIIRIRTGEKDEAAI from the coding sequence ATGAAAAAAATTGAAGCTATTATTAAGCCATTTAAATTAGATGATGTGCGTGAGGCTTTGACCGAAATGGGCATCACGGGTATGACTGTGTCTGAAGTCAAAGGTTTTGGGCGACAAAAAGGACACACCGAGATATATCGTGGTGCCGAATACGCGGTGGATTTTTTGCCCAAAGTTAAGCTGGAATTGGTGTTGGCAGATGATATGGTGGAGCGTGTGGTTGATGTGATTGTGGAGGTGGCGCGTTCTGGTAAAATCGGCGATGGCAAAATTTTCATTTTGCCTGTAGATGAGATTATCCGCATTCGTACAGGCGAAAAAGACGAAGCCGCTATTTAA
- a CDS encoding 5-(carboxyamino)imidazole ribonucleotide synthase yields the protein MSQNKIFPPAMLGILGGGQLGSMFTVAAKTMGYRVTVLDPDPNAPAARFADCHLCAPFDDVNALAKLAQCAAVTTEFENVNAQAMRDLAQHTRVSPSGDCVAIAQNRIAEKSWIRKAGLQTAPYQVIEKLDDINESSLAYLSGILKTATLGYDGKGQIRVHTLTELREAFQTHGGVPCVLEKMVDLRAEISVVVCRLNGEQIATFDPAENIHENGILAYSLVPARLSENLQNQARKMAVRLAHELNYVGVLAVEMFVVGETQDLIVNEIAPRPHNSGHHTIDACLFSQFEQQVRLMCGLVPADTRLLQPCCMANILGDVWGDEGSEPNWGAVLDNPLAHLHLYGKMQARVGRKMGHLTVLADDATTAYEFAKNIRAKLEKKIACSAKIRQPERLLIKHEGLYDEKN from the coding sequence ATGTCTCAAAACAAAATTTTTCCCCCTGCCATGTTGGGGATTTTGGGTGGTGGTCAATTGGGTAGTATGTTTACTGTTGCTGCTAAAACAATGGGTTATCGAGTAACCGTGCTGGATCCCGACCCGAATGCACCTGCTGCGCGTTTTGCGGATTGTCATTTGTGTGCGCCGTTTGATGATGTGAATGCGTTGGCGAAATTGGCGCAATGTGCTGCGGTTACGACCGAATTTGAAAATGTAAACGCGCAAGCCATGCGCGATTTAGCGCAACACACGCGCGTGTCTCCCAGTGGTGATTGTGTGGCGATTGCACAAAATCGGATTGCGGAAAAATCGTGGATTCGCAAAGCAGGTTTGCAGACTGCACCTTATCAAGTTATTGAAAAATTAGATGATATTAACGAATCCAGTTTGGCATATTTGTCGGGAATTTTGAAAACCGCAACTTTGGGTTATGACGGAAAAGGGCAGATTCGTGTTCACACATTAACAGAATTACGCGAGGCATTTCAAACGCATGGTGGTGTGCCGTGTGTGTTGGAGAAAATGGTGGATTTGCGAGCTGAAATTTCGGTGGTGGTTTGTCGGTTAAACGGTGAGCAGATTGCCACGTTTGATCCAGCTGAAAATATTCATGAAAATGGCATTTTGGCGTATTCGCTTGTTCCTGCTAGGCTGTCTGAAAACTTGCAAAATCAAGCGCGTAAAATGGCTGTACGGTTGGCACATGAGTTGAATTATGTGGGTGTGTTGGCGGTAGAAATGTTTGTGGTTGGCGAGACACAAGATTTAATTGTGAATGAAATCGCACCGCGTCCGCATAATAGTGGACATCATACAATAGATGCTTGTTTATTCAGTCAATTTGAACAACAGGTTCGTTTGATGTGTGGGCTGGTACCCGCAGATACGCGGCTGTTGCAACCGTGTTGCATGGCAAATATTTTGGGTGATGTGTGGGGTGATGAGGGCAGCGAACCCAATTGGGGGGCAGTTTTGGATAATCCATTGGCGCATTTGCATTTATATGGCAAAATGCAAGCGAGGGTAGGGCGCAAAATGGGGCATTTGACGGTATTGGCAGATGATGCCACAACGGCTTACGAGTTCGCTAAAAATATTCGCGCAAAATTAGAAAAAAAAATAGCGTGTTCGGCCAAAATCAGGCAGCCTGAAAGATTATTAATCAAGCATGAAGGATTGTATGATGAAAAAAATTGA
- a CDS encoding peroxiredoxin, translating into MEFSLPSSSGEMWASAEHLPLVVYFYPKDNTAGCTTEGLDFNRLLPEFQALGYTVVGISRDGVKSHQNFCTKQGFQFELLSDVDETVCRQFDVLKLKKMYGKEYIGVERSTFVLNEVGEMVHEWRKVKVANHAQEVLDYVKNQAA; encoded by the coding sequence ATGGAATTTAGTTTACCGTCATCATCTGGCGAAATGTGGGCAAGTGCTGAACATTTACCATTAGTTGTGTATTTTTATCCGAAAGACAACACCGCAGGTTGTACAACGGAAGGTTTGGATTTTAATCGTTTGCTGCCTGAATTTCAGGCGTTGGGATATACGGTTGTGGGGATTTCGCGTGATGGTGTGAAATCGCATCAAAATTTTTGCACCAAACAAGGTTTTCAATTTGAATTGTTGAGTGATGTTGATGAGACGGTTTGTCGTCAATTTGATGTATTAAAATTGAAAAAAATGTATGGAAAAGAATATATTGGTGTTGAACGAAGCACATTTGTGTTGAATGAAGTTGGCGAAATGGTTCACGAGTGGCGTAAGGTGAAAGTGGCAAATCATGCGCAAGAAGTGTTGGATTATGTGAAAAATCAGGCAGCCTGA